The following are encoded together in the Culex pipiens pallens isolate TS chromosome 1, TS_CPP_V2, whole genome shotgun sequence genome:
- the LOC120424453 gene encoding uncharacterized protein LOC120424453 encodes MPKYRRNAVVIDFNVMPVRPDIESVSKFITNDLKLDLKRLKNVQLNNTRNHVIIELGSPEEASDLVDHHNLKHKVGCRGQAFRIPVFLEDNSIQVRVHDLPPHLPNELIATHLEAYGEVNSIRREVWRDITTTNTNTTITNTISNSNRKKQQNQKKHHLKQQQ; translated from the exons ATGCCGAAATATCGGCGGAACGCCGTCGTGATTGACTTTAACGTCATGCCGGTGAGGCCGGACATTGAATCCGTTTCGAAGTTCATCACCAACGACCTCAAACTTGAccttaaacgtttaaaaaacgTTCAACTCAACAACACCCGAAACCACGTCATCATCGAGCTAGGATCGCCGGAGGAAGCTTCGGACCTAGTCGACCACCATAACCTCAAACACAAGGTAGGATGCAGGGGTCAAGCCTTCCGCATACCTGTTTTCCTGGAGGACAACTCCATCCAAGTTCGCGTCCACGATTTGCCGCCGCACTTGCCGAACGAATTAATCGCCACTCATCTCGAGGCCTACGGGGAAGTCAACTCCATTCGGAGAGAGGTCTGGCGGGA CATCACAACCACCAACACCAACACTACCATCACCAATACCATCAGCAACAGCAATAGAAAAAAGCAACAGAATCAGAAGAAACACCACCTAAAACAGcagcaatag